The following DNA comes from Eubalaena glacialis isolate mEubGla1 chromosome 1, mEubGla1.1.hap2.+ XY, whole genome shotgun sequence.
GCCGTTGGTCAGACCTTGCGGGATCCCAACAAGCACCAGACCACAGATCAGCCGAAGGGACAACAGGCCTGCCCCTTCAACAGATCTGGGCAATGTAGATCCGCTCCCGCTCCTCGCCCTCGTCCTCGTCCAGGTGGTGGGAGCAACCAGCCACCCCACCTGTGGCCTCCAGGAGCGTGCTGTCAGGTCCCCGGCCATCCTGGGCCTCATACAGCAAAATATTCAGGGTCTCCTCATAGATCCAGGCTTCGGGGAACTCTACCTTGGTCTGTTTCTTCTCCGTGGCGTAGATGATAGAGGTACAGCAGACTTCAGCGATCTTGCGGCCCTGGCTGTAGAAGGACCAGCAGCAGATTTCATCCCCAATGACATCCTTTATGAACAGGACCCTTCCATTAAAGCACAGAGACAGCTTATCAAACAGTTCGATGTTCTTCAACATACCGTCGTCAGAATTGCTGGTATACGAGTATTTGTTGTTACTTCTGTTGTAGGGCAACTTCACGGCTGGCTTATTTGAAGTCACTATAAGTTTCTGTTCTTACTTGGATGAGGTGATAACAGGAACTCTGCAGAAAGGCTCATAAGTATCTTTGTTTTGCAGGGCTACCTGGCACTCTTCCACCAGGCCCTGGACCAGGTAGTACTTGGCTTCTGCCTGCAGCTCCTCAATCTCCCGGCGGCTCTCGGGCAAGGGGACCGCCCCGTCACAAAGGTAATTGAGTATCGTACCATAGAGCTTCCCACACCGGTCTATGAGGATCCAGCCTTCACTGTCCGTGAGCACCTCTATGCGCCTGCTGAACACGGCCTTCAGCATAGTGTCCTGCTTGGTCAGCGTCTTCATGGTGGTGTAGTACAGGACTCCACCCACGTTCAGCTTCAGGTACTTGGAGCTGGGGCTCGTGCCCTTGAACGAAGTGGTGCAGGTCGCAGCCACTGGTACTGTTGAGCTCACCACACTTTCTCCTGACATCTCTTCCATGAAAAGCCGGAGGACACTGGAGTCTCCAAACCCGGACTGAGAGAGACAGGAAACACCCAGCTCGCGTGAGCCTGGGGCGGAGGCGAGGCCTTcgctcatttttaaaaggaagaagtcATAGTCTATGATCCAAACAAAGCCTTTTGCCCAAAGTGTACTACTACTGATCTAAAATGACCACAAACCACTGTTTCTTGAATGAGCTAAGTAGGTGGACAGATTCCCAGTGTTGATACCTTAAGAGgatgaagaaaaagggaaaacgaTGTTTCCCAGCCCTCCCAGAGCTGAAGAGTATAAATAACTGAACATGCTGACAGTGTTTAAGGTTCACCATGATAGAAAAGAGTGTATTCCAAATCTCCTAGATGTGAAGTGCACTTACTAGGGTAAATTGACGTTGCTGGGCATTTGCTTGGTCATACTCTTTctttaataaaactgataaaagtaGAAAGAGCATGGTAATATCAGTAGAATAGCAATTAAAGTATTAAGTGTATCTATCCATATATCTCTGACAAGTAAAATTCTATCATCACAGACAGGGATAAATTGCGGCTGCTTGCCTGGGTGGCTAGGGGGATGAGAAAATTAAGAACAGGACATTCCAGTAGGATGTTTGATCCCCACCAGTCAAGTCTGTACCCTTTTTCCTGATACTACCAAATAACGTAATATTTCATTAGCTTCTCAAAATGCCATTTTATGATGAAGCTCAGACCTGATAGTCATACCCTTATTAAAGTCACAACTAGTTATGTTGAAATGGTAACTatcaacaaattttaaattaaaatacattatgtAACAACATTAAAATAAGGCTAGATCGGGACCCATGGATAGGATTCAAGGATCTCTGAAACTCTTGAAATCATGTACAAAAGGTATACACATGTGCATGTCTTGGGAGAGTAACTCATGACATACAAAAGATTTTCAGTGAGGTCCATGAACAAAAAAGTTTATGAAGCTTTGAGTTAGATGACCCCTCTAGACTCAAAGCCCACACAAATTTAGTGACATCTCAGTTAAAGCAAATAACTGACCCACTTATTAAGGAAGTAGAACTTTGTCTCCTTCTGATTCATCGCATTTTCTCTTAATCCAAGTTCAATAAAAGTCAGtctcactttaaaataaaaattttttaaacttcatggCTTCAATTAAGCAATTAAAAATT
Coding sequences within:
- the LOC133093921 gene encoding LOW QUALITY PROTEIN: BTB/POZ domain-containing adapter for CUL3-mediated RhoA degradation protein 3-like (The sequence of the model RefSeq protein was modified relative to this genomic sequence to represent the inferred CDS: substituted 1 base at 1 genomic stop codon) translates to MSEGLASAPGSRELGVSCLSQSGFGDSSVLRLFMEEMSGESVVSSTVPVAATCTTSFKGTSPSSKYLKLNVGGVLYYTTMKTLTKQDTMLKAVFSRRIEVLTDSEGWILIDRCGKLYGTILNYLCDGAVPLPESRREIEELQAEAKYYLVQGLVEECQVALQNKDTYEPFCRVPVITSSKXEQKLIVTSNKPAVKLPYNRSNNKYSYTSNSDDGMLKNIELFDKLSLCFNGRVLFIKDVIGDEICCWSFYSQGRKIAEVCCTSIIYATEKKQTKVEFPEAWIYEETLNILLYEAQDGRGPDSTLLEATGGVAGCSHHLDEDEGEERERIYIAQIC